The following coding sequences lie in one Pontibacter sp. G13 genomic window:
- a CDS encoding DsbA family protein: MTIEKTTLLYAYDAFCGWCYGFSPVMKQLKEEFGDQIDFQVLSGGMVMGDRVGPVGERFAFIKDGMGRVEELTGVKFGQAFMDMFEDGTTEFNSEPPSIALTVFKTYRPNDGVEFAHALQSAVYEHGKDLTQPEVYAELAESFGLDGVEFVQKMGSEEMVKKTYEEFQLVQQLGINGFPAVIMIKDAQGYLLSRGYQPIEPIRQNIEKVLAGPAPVQ; encoded by the coding sequence ATGACAATTGAAAAAACCACCCTGCTGTATGCTTATGATGCATTTTGCGGATGGTGCTACGGGTTTTCACCTGTAATGAAGCAATTGAAGGAAGAATTTGGCGATCAGATCGATTTCCAAGTACTGAGTGGCGGCATGGTCATGGGCGACCGTGTAGGTCCAGTTGGTGAGCGTTTTGCCTTCATCAAAGACGGCATGGGCCGTGTGGAAGAATTGACCGGCGTGAAGTTTGGCCAAGCTTTCATGGACATGTTCGAGGATGGGACCACGGAGTTCAATTCAGAGCCTCCTTCCATCGCCTTGACTGTGTTCAAGACTTACCGCCCCAATGACGGGGTGGAATTTGCCCATGCACTTCAAAGCGCTGTTTACGAGCATGGCAAAGATCTCACCCAACCCGAGGTATATGCTGAATTGGCAGAATCATTTGGGCTTGACGGTGTGGAATTTGTCCAGAAGATGGGATCTGAAGAAATGGTCAAAAAGACCTATGAAGAATTCCAGCTGGTGCAGCAATTGGGCATCAACGGATTTCCGGCGGTGATCATGATCAAAGACGCTCAGGGCTATCTGCTCAGTAGAGGTTATCAGCCGATCGAACCCATCCGTCAGAATATCGAGAAGGTACTCGCAGGTCCAGCACCTGTCCAATAA
- a CDS encoding type II toxin-antitoxin system VapC family toxin, which translates to MDRVFLDTSFFVRLLDSTDEYHHFAKTYFTKFIQDDVEVITSTIVLAEFGVKESIHFLPLDVLKILSFDYRHAEVCALFAKSAYEAKRKGAIDLKHRVLIPNDTKLFAQAEVQQATIFLGRDDGAKKVMEFLLSESLMSCQYVDLRTPPNEFFGELF; encoded by the coding sequence ATTGATCGCGTATTTTTAGATACAAGCTTTTTCGTCAGGTTGTTGGACTCCACTGATGAATATCATCATTTCGCCAAAACCTATTTCACCAAGTTTATCCAAGATGATGTGGAGGTGATCACATCTACCATAGTTCTTGCAGAATTTGGGGTAAAAGAGAGTATTCATTTTTTGCCTTTGGATGTTCTCAAGATCCTTTCTTTTGATTATAGGCATGCAGAAGTTTGTGCCTTGTTTGCCAAGTCTGCTTATGAAGCCAAACGAAAGGGGGCGATAGATTTGAAGCATAGGGTACTTATCCCAAATGATACCAAGCTATTTGCACAAGCAGAAGTCCAACAAGCAACGATCTTTCTTGGTCGGGATGATGGGGCAAAAAAGGTAATGGAATTTCTGCTTAGCGAAAGTTTAATGAGTTGCCAATATGTAGACCTTAGAACTCCTCCGAATGAGTTTTTTGGAGAACTATTCTAG
- a CDS encoding PaaI family thioesterase has protein sequence MKREYFQDHLPDKKCFGCGTENAEGLQIKSYWEGDEAVCFWTPKPHHHGWTNILNGGILGTIIDCHCMGTAMAGAYRAEGRSLDSDPKYRYATGTMTVKYLKPTSNLDPVELRATIREIKGKKTVMECRAYSNGVQTALAEVIAIRVVNTNESSHGNPFQQGQANS, from the coding sequence ATGAAACGGGAATACTTTCAGGATCACCTCCCTGACAAAAAATGCTTTGGATGTGGTACCGAAAATGCGGAAGGGCTCCAAATCAAGAGCTATTGGGAAGGAGATGAAGCGGTCTGTTTCTGGACTCCCAAACCCCATCATCACGGCTGGACCAACATCCTCAATGGCGGGATTCTCGGTACAATTATCGACTGCCACTGCATGGGAACAGCTATGGCTGGCGCCTATCGGGCCGAAGGCAGGTCGCTAGACTCTGATCCCAAGTACCGATACGCCACGGGAACCATGACCGTGAAATACCTGAAACCCACTTCCAATCTAGACCCCGTGGAATTGCGTGCCACCATACGCGAAATCAAAGGAAAAAAGACCGTGATGGAATGCAGGGCCTATTCAAATGGTGTCCAAACTGCCTTAGCTGAGGTGATTGCCATCCGAGTAGTCAACACCAACGAATCTTCCCACGGCAACCCCTTTCAACAAGGTCAAGCCAACTCCTAG
- a CDS encoding ABC transporter ATP-binding protein — MLQASDIQKSYGQVPVLKGVDMQLSEGEVVALVGKSGAGKSTLLQILGTLDRPDQGSVQFDGKNILSMGERETAEFRNESLGFVFQFHNLLPEFTAVENVCMPAFIQGANKISAMEKGKELLVNLGLGHRLDHKPTQMSGGEQQRVAVARSLINSPKLVLADEPTGNLDTQNSEALYEIIFGMARQMGVGFLIATHNQEMARQADRVIHIQDGVLVDL; from the coding sequence ATGCTTCAAGCTTCCGATATTCAAAAATCCTACGGACAGGTTCCGGTTCTCAAAGGGGTAGACATGCAGCTCTCCGAAGGGGAAGTTGTGGCACTCGTAGGGAAATCAGGCGCAGGCAAAAGTACCCTGCTCCAAATTCTGGGAACCTTGGATCGACCGGATCAAGGCTCTGTGCAATTCGATGGAAAAAATATCTTGTCGATGGGAGAGCGAGAAACGGCCGAATTTCGGAATGAATCTTTGGGATTTGTGTTCCAATTCCACAATCTCCTCCCTGAGTTCACGGCAGTAGAAAATGTCTGCATGCCTGCCTTCATCCAAGGGGCGAACAAGATTTCCGCCATGGAAAAAGGCAAAGAGCTGCTCGTCAATCTCGGGCTTGGGCATCGCCTCGATCATAAACCCACCCAAATGTCAGGCGGGGAGCAGCAGCGTGTCGCGGTCGCGAGATCTCTGATCAATTCCCCAAAATTGGTCTTGGCTGATGAGCCTACCGGAAATCTGGACACCCAAAATAGCGAAGCACTCTACGAGATTATCTTCGGAATGGCCAGACAAATGGGGGTAGGATTCCTGATTGCTACCCACAATCAGGAAATGGCGCGCCAGGCGGATCGTGTGATCCACATTCAAGATGGCGTACTCGTTGATCTCTAG
- a CDS encoding mechanosensitive ion channel family protein → MEENSFVKAIESVKAQMLTESVNVLVAILIIAVGWILAKLVSSIVGKILSRIGLDRLAQKLNQTETFRDANLSFQPVRIVKAIIFWIIVLLALLTSTETLDLQILSEQVGLIIAFIPQLVTAFVILVAGFFIADSVKRAISRTLKSMGVPAWKLISGLVFYLLMLVVAVTSLKEAGIDTAVIEDNFSIILGGILLAFAIGYGLAAKNVLQNMLSSYYSKENFELGQTIELDGFKGEIVKIDGVSVTIDTGETWVVMPQEKLLQQTVVVHKPKTLEHLPIS, encoded by the coding sequence ATGGAGGAGAATTCCTTTGTCAAAGCCATTGAATCCGTCAAGGCCCAAATGTTGACGGAGTCTGTGAACGTACTCGTCGCGATACTGATCATTGCCGTCGGGTGGATTCTGGCCAAGCTGGTTTCCTCGATTGTCGGGAAAATCTTGAGCAGAATTGGACTGGACCGGCTCGCCCAAAAGCTGAACCAGACTGAGACCTTCCGTGATGCCAACCTTTCTTTCCAACCGGTACGCATCGTCAAAGCGATCATCTTTTGGATCATCGTATTATTGGCGCTCCTCACCTCAACAGAAACACTCGATCTTCAAATCCTGTCTGAGCAGGTAGGCCTCATCATTGCATTCATACCGCAGTTGGTGACGGCGTTTGTGATCTTGGTAGCTGGATTTTTTATTGCAGACTCAGTCAAGCGCGCGATTTCCCGGACCTTGAAATCCATGGGAGTTCCGGCCTGGAAATTGATCAGTGGCTTGGTATTCTATCTATTGATGTTGGTGGTAGCGGTCACCTCCCTGAAGGAAGCGGGAATCGATACGGCTGTCATTGAGGATAATTTCTCCATTATTTTGGGAGGCATTTTGCTGGCTTTTGCCATCGGATATGGATTGGCAGCGAAAAATGTCCTGCAGAATATGCTGTCCAGTTATTACTCCAAGGAAAATTTCGAACTGGGACAGACCATCGAACTGGATGGATTCAAGGGAGAAATCGTGAAGATTGATGGAGTCTCTGTAACCATCGACACTGGCGAGACTTGGGTTGTCATGCCTCAGGAGAAATTGCTCCAACAGACCGTGGTGGTCCACAAGCCCAAGACCTTGGAGCATTTGCCCATTTCCTAA
- a CDS encoding sigma-70 family RNA polymerase sigma factor, producing the protein MHQQHAKSYQGKSTIFQFHFTFGDLVKDYHTYSDEALIHEITEGGRTHLFSILYDRYSDKVYRKCISFVRDRDVAQDMVQDILIKVFTQLSKFKGNSRFSTWLYSITYNYCVEYYRKNNKVSTVGIEEGPDISDEGDADDLEILALRRDHLQRALDQVAPEDKMILMMKYQDDISIKELMNTLELSESAVKMRLARARKRVKQLIRQSEKPPIRHG; encoded by the coding sequence TTGCATCAACAGCACGCGAAATCTTACCAAGGCAAATCAACCATTTTTCAGTTTCACTTTACCTTTGGTGACTTGGTCAAAGACTATCATACATATTCTGACGAGGCGTTGATTCACGAAATCACGGAGGGAGGGCGTACGCACCTTTTTAGCATTCTGTATGATCGCTATTCCGACAAAGTTTATCGGAAATGTATTAGCTTTGTTAGGGATCGGGATGTGGCACAGGATATGGTGCAGGATATTCTCATCAAGGTCTTTACCCAACTTTCCAAATTCAAGGGAAACTCTCGTTTTTCCACTTGGCTGTACTCTATCACCTACAACTACTGTGTGGAATACTACCGCAAAAACAACAAGGTGAGTACCGTCGGGATAGAAGAAGGTCCGGATATTTCGGATGAGGGGGACGCAGACGATCTGGAAATATTGGCACTAAGACGTGATCATCTCCAGCGGGCACTCGATCAAGTAGCGCCTGAGGACAAGATGATCCTCATGATGAAGTATCAAGACGATATCTCCATCAAAGAGCTGATGAATACGCTAGAGCTTTCGGAAAGTGCCGTCAAAATGCGGCTCGCCCGGGCGCGTAAACGGGTCAAGCAATTGATCCGCCAATCGGAAAAACCACCCATTCGGCATGGATAA
- a CDS encoding pyruvate dehydrogenase complex E1 component subunit beta, with the protein MREIQFREALREAMVEEMRLDDRIYLMGEEVAEYNGAYKVSQGMLEEFGEKRVIDTPISELGFAGVGVGSAMVGLRPIIEFMTFNFSLVAIDQVINNAAKIYNMSGGQYHCPIVFRGPSGSAGQLAATHSQSLENWYANCPGLKVVTPSTPADGKGLLKSAIRDENPVLVMESEVMYGDKGAVPEGPEFLIPLDKAEVKREGTDVTICSFGKMVHVAMDACNELAKEGINAEMIDLRSLRPIDYDTIIESVKKTNRCVFVEESWPLAAFAGEVTYMLQRKAFDYLDAPVVRVTGRDTPLPFSAPLVDAFLPSTKRIMEAVKTVMYRN; encoded by the coding sequence ATGAGAGAAATACAATTTCGCGAAGCCCTTCGTGAAGCCATGGTAGAGGAGATGCGCCTCGACGATCGCATCTATCTGATGGGAGAAGAAGTCGCCGAATACAACGGTGCCTACAAAGTCAGCCAGGGAATGCTGGAGGAGTTTGGAGAGAAGCGCGTTATCGACACGCCTATTTCTGAGCTTGGCTTTGCTGGTGTTGGAGTTGGTTCTGCAATGGTTGGCCTCCGTCCAATCATCGAGTTCATGACTTTCAACTTCTCTTTGGTTGCGATCGACCAGGTGATCAACAACGCCGCGAAGATCTACAACATGTCTGGTGGTCAGTACCACTGTCCGATTGTTTTCCGTGGTCCTAGTGGATCTGCCGGTCAATTGGCCGCTACTCACTCCCAGAGCTTGGAGAACTGGTATGCTAACTGCCCAGGCCTCAAAGTAGTGACCCCTAGTACGCCAGCTGATGGCAAAGGCTTGTTGAAGTCTGCTATCCGTGATGAAAACCCTGTACTCGTCATGGAGTCCGAGGTGATGTACGGCGATAAAGGTGCAGTGCCTGAAGGTCCTGAGTTCTTGATCCCACTGGACAAGGCTGAGGTGAAGCGCGAAGGTACTGACGTTACCATCTGCTCCTTCGGTAAAATGGTGCACGTAGCGATGGATGCTTGTAATGAGCTTGCCAAGGAAGGAATCAACGCGGAAATGATTGACCTGCGTTCTCTCCGTCCGATTGACTACGATACCATCATCGAATCTGTCAAAAAGACCAACCGTTGCGTATTCGTGGAGGAATCTTGGCCATTGGCTGCTTTTGCAGGTGAGGTCACTTACATGTTGCAGCGCAAAGCTTTTGACTACCTAGACGCTCCTGTAGTGCGTGTTACTGGTCGCGATACCCCGCTTCCATTCTCCGCACCATTGGTAGATGCATTCTTGCCATCCACCAAGCGTATCATGGAGGCGGTCAAAACCGTGATGTACCGCAATTAA
- a CDS encoding SDR family NAD(P)-dependent oxidoreductase, producing MICPFVNPFSLVKNESMYLKGKTALITGVSKGLGKAFAEALLNQGTKVIGWGRTAPDFEHPNLHFYAVRVQDADEVKRAYLETLEAHGIVDFLINNAGFGQFALIEDLEATAWEAMFEVNVKAMFLVSQAWVPDMKYRGSGHIINISSVAGRTGVAYGTGYNASKFGVAGFSESLFQEVRKAGVKVSTIYPGAVSTGFFDEIPGTGAHDNMLKPEEVASTVVHILNTPPNCLIREVEIRPLNSKPPV from the coding sequence ATGATCTGTCCATTCGTGAATCCATTTTCACTGGTCAAGAACGAATCCATGTACTTGAAAGGTAAAACCGCCCTGATAACGGGGGTCAGCAAGGGATTGGGCAAAGCATTTGCGGAAGCTCTGTTGAATCAAGGAACGAAAGTGATCGGATGGGGGCGAACTGCGCCGGATTTCGAGCATCCCAATCTTCACTTTTACGCGGTTCGGGTTCAAGATGCCGACGAGGTGAAACGGGCTTACCTGGAGACTTTGGAGGCGCACGGCATCGTGGATTTTTTGATCAACAATGCGGGCTTTGGCCAGTTTGCGTTGATAGAAGATCTTGAGGCTACTGCATGGGAGGCTATGTTTGAAGTGAATGTGAAGGCCATGTTTTTGGTGTCGCAAGCTTGGGTGCCAGATATGAAGTATCGAGGCTCTGGTCACATCATCAATATTTCCAGTGTAGCAGGAAGGACGGGAGTAGCGTACGGGACTGGATACAATGCATCCAAATTTGGGGTGGCGGGATTTTCTGAATCCCTTTTTCAAGAGGTCAGAAAAGCGGGAGTCAAAGTGAGCACCATCTATCCCGGTGCAGTCTCCACGGGCTTTTTCGATGAAATCCCAGGCACAGGCGCGCATGATAACATGCTGAAACCTGAGGAAGTAGCATCTACGGTGGTCCATATCTTGAATACACCACCCAACTGTCTGATTCGTGAAGTCGAGATCAGGCCTTTGAATTCCAAGCCTCCGGTATGA
- a CDS encoding YciI family protein, producing MKYLLTFYLSATVGFLLAQESRPISMQNMSGNWEAESISVSVDGAQGVSVKTIEANKTDFLQVLGIKTNAGDYHSDSTYTEYYLGEGDSLLAKIEGRWYVSQDSMYAYPEGAPEKANAFRVRWLDEERAEFSGLVDWDNDGQQDDRFVGISRRISEEMQTYYMVMLKAAPARDTIPDQKLAQIQSEHLAHIRNLAREGKLSVAGPFLDEGEIRGIFILNVDSMEEARAITEADPAVKAGRLIMEIRPWYGPSRLKID from the coding sequence ATGAAATATCTCCTCACCTTCTATTTGTCGGCGACAGTTGGATTCCTTTTGGCACAGGAGTCTAGGCCGATCTCCATGCAAAACATGTCTGGAAACTGGGAGGCCGAATCGATCTCGGTTTCCGTTGACGGGGCTCAAGGAGTTTCTGTCAAGACAATTGAGGCCAATAAGACAGATTTTCTACAGGTGCTAGGCATCAAAACCAATGCCGGGGACTATCACAGTGATTCGACCTATACCGAGTATTATTTGGGTGAAGGAGACAGCCTGCTGGCGAAAATAGAGGGAAGGTGGTATGTGAGTCAAGACAGCATGTATGCCTATCCTGAAGGTGCCCCTGAAAAGGCCAATGCTTTTAGGGTGCGATGGCTGGATGAAGAGCGGGCTGAATTTTCTGGGTTGGTCGATTGGGACAATGATGGGCAGCAGGACGATCGATTTGTCGGGATCTCCCGCCGGATCTCGGAAGAAATGCAAACCTACTACATGGTCATGCTCAAGGCTGCTCCTGCGCGCGACACCATCCCGGATCAGAAGCTCGCCCAAATTCAATCGGAACATCTTGCCCACATCCGAAATCTCGCTAGGGAAGGAAAACTATCTGTGGCAGGTCCATTTTTGGATGAAGGTGAGATACGGGGAATTTTTATCCTAAATGTCGATTCCATGGAAGAAGCTCGGGCCATTACGGAAGCTGACCCCGCGGTAAAGGCTGGTCGACTTATCATGGAAATCAGGCCTTGGTATGGCCCTTCGAGGCTAAAAATCGACTAA
- a CDS encoding HAD family hydrolase, whose product MKSRIIFDCDGVIVDSEILAAQNFLEALAQFDYTPNLDEYTKIYAGKKDTDIVRILKDELGLKLPEGFLEETHQKLKARFAEELKVIPGMGELIRGLEMPKAVVSNSDLKHVEMCLELAGLSEVFGDRIFSADQVANPKPAPDVYEFAIEQLGWNKEECLVVEDSLTGVEAAVGAGLEVVGFLGAGHIMGNHGEQVLALGAQALAENANSLQSYILQTVQS is encoded by the coding sequence ATGAAATCCCGAATTATATTTGATTGCGATGGAGTCATCGTAGACAGTGAGATATTGGCAGCCCAGAATTTTCTGGAAGCGCTGGCCCAATTCGATTACACCCCTAACTTGGACGAATACACCAAGATCTATGCAGGGAAGAAGGACACGGACATTGTCCGGATTCTCAAGGACGAATTGGGGCTGAAATTGCCGGAAGGTTTTTTGGAAGAAACCCATCAAAAACTCAAGGCCCGATTTGCAGAGGAGCTCAAAGTGATTCCGGGCATGGGAGAATTGATCAGGGGTTTGGAAATGCCCAAGGCTGTGGTATCCAATAGCGACCTGAAGCATGTGGAAATGTGTCTTGAGCTTGCTGGGCTTTCCGAGGTATTTGGGGATCGAATATTCTCAGCTGACCAAGTAGCGAATCCCAAGCCGGCTCCCGATGTCTACGAATTTGCGATTGAGCAGCTTGGATGGAATAAGGAAGAGTGTCTCGTGGTGGAAGATAGCCTCACTGGGGTAGAAGCTGCAGTTGGGGCAGGATTGGAAGTGGTGGGATTCTTGGGAGCAGGTCACATCATGGGCAATCATGGTGAGCAAGTCCTTGCATTGGGCGCTCAAGCTCTGGCTGAAAATGCGAACAGCCTGCAATCATATATCTTGCAGACTGTTCAATCATAG
- a CDS encoding MarR family transcriptional regulator codes for MHDNHDSHGDPLERLEHSLFQLTDVIQKHQEIVQKRFKVSAVEIDILKLLEGDGDKKMKDIGERVSVKLSNLTNIIDRMETQKLVKRVNSKTDRRSIFVNVTTKGKKLLSDYSELLRELSTRMRDVVRDEEFDVLVKGLEQISKVTVIEQ; via the coding sequence ATGCATGACAATCACGACTCTCATGGGGATCCGCTGGAACGTCTGGAGCATAGCCTGTTTCAATTGACCGATGTGATCCAGAAACATCAAGAGATCGTCCAGAAGCGTTTTAAAGTTTCTGCTGTCGAGATTGACATCTTGAAATTGCTTGAAGGGGATGGGGACAAGAAGATGAAGGACATTGGGGAACGCGTAAGCGTCAAGTTGAGTAACTTGACCAACATCATCGACCGGATGGAGACTCAGAAGCTCGTAAAGCGTGTGAACTCCAAAACCGATCGTCGCTCTATCTTCGTCAATGTGACTACCAAAGGAAAGAAACTGTTGTCCGACTACAGTGAGCTGCTCCGAGAATTGTCCACCCGTATGCGAGACGTGGTGCGAGACGAGGAGTTTGATGTATTGGTGAAGGGATTGGAGCAAATCTCCAAGGTCACCGTAATCGAACAGTAA
- a CDS encoding DNA polymerase III subunit gamma/tau: MGNYIVSARKYRPDTFQSVVGQSHVSNTLKSAILLDQLAHAFLFSGPRGVGKTTCARILAKAINCENLQSDGEPCNQCDSCRAYNEGKSINIHELDAASNNSVEDIRNLIDQTRYVPTSGKKSVYIIDEVHMLSQSAFNAFLKTLEEPPAHVLFILATTEKHKILPTILSRCQKFDFRRIRVDDIAKHLEYISQSEGIEYEYAALNQIALKADGALRDALSLYDQLVSSSTGKLTFQSVLENLNILDFEYYFRAVDLMMEENHTDLLLLLDEIISKGFEAKAFVVGLTEHFRNLLVAQQPETVKLLETSDQVRQQYLAQTQRLGPTFLLNAFNLCSDAEARTKTASQPRLQVELVLMKLAHLQSAIAVAQGEGEKKKPLSQPKAASKSVPKATTTEQSVAKTQETPNPTHPATVPNPPVQAPPTPMEVTVAQTTVKSHRKRRRGTGGNNMPFGANLDAVQDQITQQIQEEKAKQQAEEAEVVYEVNPKIQIDQAKFHEALMAYAQRLKDANQITQASILTDSKSEFVHNKWIFTVNNDLLLKMVEREQNLLPYLRQSLGVSELFVELKVDVAEDASRSAIPYTDDEKLKEMARQNPALDQLLKIFKTRLIYH; encoded by the coding sequence ATGGGAAATTACATTGTTTCTGCTCGGAAATATCGTCCGGACACCTTCCAGTCTGTCGTAGGCCAATCCCACGTTTCCAATACCCTGAAAAGCGCCATCCTCTTGGATCAACTGGCGCATGCATTCCTGTTTTCAGGACCTCGGGGCGTAGGAAAAACTACCTGTGCACGGATTTTGGCCAAGGCAATCAACTGCGAGAATCTCCAGTCCGATGGTGAGCCCTGCAATCAATGTGATTCCTGCAGAGCCTACAATGAAGGCAAGAGCATCAATATTCATGAACTGGATGCCGCCTCCAACAACTCGGTGGAGGATATCCGGAACCTGATCGACCAGACGCGCTATGTGCCGACCTCCGGAAAAAAGAGCGTTTACATCATCGATGAGGTCCACATGCTTTCGCAGTCTGCCTTCAACGCATTCCTCAAAACGCTGGAAGAGCCGCCGGCCCACGTACTCTTCATTTTGGCAACGACTGAGAAGCACAAGATCCTTCCTACAATCTTGTCGCGCTGTCAGAAATTCGATTTCCGCCGAATCCGTGTGGATGATATTGCCAAGCATTTGGAATATATCAGTCAATCCGAGGGAATCGAATATGAGTATGCCGCCCTCAACCAGATTGCCCTCAAGGCCGATGGTGCGCTGCGGGATGCACTTAGTCTCTATGATCAATTGGTCAGCTCTTCTACCGGAAAATTGACGTTCCAATCTGTCCTCGAGAATCTCAATATTCTGGATTTCGAGTACTATTTCCGCGCGGTAGATCTGATGATGGAGGAAAATCACACCGATTTGCTCCTGTTGTTGGATGAAATTATCTCCAAGGGTTTCGAAGCCAAGGCATTTGTAGTGGGACTGACAGAGCATTTCCGCAACCTGCTGGTCGCTCAACAGCCGGAGACGGTGAAGTTGCTCGAAACTTCAGATCAGGTCCGACAACAATATCTCGCCCAAACCCAACGACTTGGACCGACTTTCCTGCTGAATGCCTTCAACCTCTGTTCGGATGCAGAGGCACGGACCAAAACGGCTTCCCAGCCTCGATTACAGGTAGAGTTGGTTTTGATGAAATTGGCCCACCTGCAATCGGCGATTGCAGTAGCTCAAGGTGAGGGAGAAAAAAAAAAGCCACTGAGCCAGCCTAAGGCAGCTTCCAAAAGTGTCCCAAAGGCTACCACGACTGAACAATCTGTAGCCAAAACTCAGGAAACCCCCAACCCAACCCATCCTGCAACGGTGCCAAATCCACCTGTTCAGGCTCCTCCAACCCCCATGGAGGTGACTGTCGCGCAGACTACGGTGAAAAGCCACCGCAAGCGCAGAAGAGGGACTGGTGGGAACAACATGCCCTTTGGGGCCAATCTGGACGCGGTCCAAGACCAGATCACCCAGCAAATCCAGGAGGAAAAGGCCAAGCAACAAGCAGAAGAAGCTGAGGTCGTGTATGAGGTCAATCCCAAGATCCAGATCGATCAAGCAAAGTTTCATGAAGCTTTGATGGCGTATGCGCAGCGACTCAAGGATGCCAATCAGATCACACAGGCTTCGATCCTGACGGACAGCAAATCTGAATTTGTCCATAACAAGTGGATCTTCACGGTCAACAATGACTTGCTGCTCAAGATGGTTGAGCGCGAGCAGAACTTGTTGCCATATCTCCGGCAGTCTTTGGGCGTTTCAGAGTTGTTTGTGGAATTGAAGGTGGATGTCGCGGAGGATGCTTCGCGGAGTGCGATTCCCTATACAGATGATGAGAAGCTCAAGGAGATGGCTCGTCAGAACCCTGCTTTGGATCAATTGCTTAAGATTTTCAAGACCCGCCTGATTTATCATTGA